ACATCGAAACCGGGTTCACCGGGTGGCGAGACGACGGACTGCCCCTGACCGACTATGAGGCGTGGAAGGCATCCAAGCCGACTCACTGACCGGCCGCCGATGCCAGATCGGGTGGCTACGCTTCGGCTATGGCGTTCTTCACCGACCAGTCGGCAGCGTGGCTGAAAGGCCTGTCTGCCAACAACAACAAGGCCTGGTTCGACGCTCACCGCAAGGAGTACGAGCAGCACTTCAAGAAGCCCTACCAGGCGCTGGCTGCGGCTCTGGTCGAGCAGGTCGCCGAACTCGAGCCCGAGTACCAGATGCCGGCGAAGTACGCGACCTATCGCATCAACCGCGACGTCAGGTTCGCCAAGGACAAGACGCCTTACAAGACCGAGTTGGGCATAACGGTCGGCCGCAGCGCCCGTCACGACTGGGCTTGGCCCGCCTACACCTGCCGGATCGGCTTGGCCGGCGTGTGGGTTGCCGGGGGCATGTACCAACCATCGACCGAACTGCGAGACCACCTGCGCCGCTATGTCGGCGAGCATTCGGCCCGGCTTCGCGACCTGATGACGGCCGAGCCGTACCGCTCGACGTTTGGAGATCTGCAGGGCGAGGCACACAAACGGGCCCCGGCCGAACTGAAAGACCTGGCGGCCGTCGAGCCACTGGTCTTGAACAAGCAGTGGGTGTTCTGGCGGTCGTTCGACGACCCATCGCTGTTCACCAGCGAGAAACTCGACCAGTTCATCCTCGACCAGTGGGAGATCGCCCGCCCGGTGCAGGAGTTCTTGAAAGACGCCGTCCGGGCATACAACGCCTGAACCCGGCACCAGATGCGGGTCTGCGTGGACCTATGTTGGGCGCATGGGCAGAGATGCGTTCTACGAGCGGGTCGACCAGACGTTGGGTCAGATCCGAAACGACGGGCTGTGGAAGGCCGAGCGGCTGATCGAGGGAGCCCAGGGCGGCTCGGTGTTGGTGGCCGGCCGTGAGGTGCTCAACCTCTGTGCCAACAACTATCTGGGTTTGGCCGATCATCCGGAGCTGATATCGGCATCGCACGCCGCCATGCAGGCCAACGGCTACGGGATGGCATCGGTTCGGTTCATCTGCGGAACCCAGACCCAGCACCGCGAGCTCGAGCGCGACATCGCCGACTACGTCGGCACCGACGACTCGATGTTGTTCGCAGCGTGCTTCGACGCAAACGGTGGAGTGTTCGAGCCGCTGCTGGGCGAGAGCGACGCCATCGTGTCAGACAGCTTGAACCACGCCTCGATCATCGACGGGATCCGCTTGTCGAAGGCCCGGCGATACCGCTTGCGACGCGACATTGCAGACCTGAGAGCGCAGGCAACGCAGGCGCTCGACGAGGGCGCCCAGACGGTGCTGATCGTCACCGATGGCGTGTTCTCGATGGACGGCTACCTCGCCGATCTGCCTGGCATCTGCGAGGTCGCCGACGAGATCGACGCTCTGGTGATGGTCGACGACTGCCACGCCACCGGCTTCATCGGTCCGCAGGACGCGGCACGCCCGCACACCACGGGGTGGCCGACCGTGTCGACATCGTCACCTCGACCCTGGGAAAGGCGTTGGGCGGCGCAATGGGCGGTTTCGTTGCGGCGCGGAGCGCAGTCGTCGACCTGCTGCGCCAGCGGGCCCGGCCATACCTGTTCTCCAATGCGCTCAGCCCCGGCCTGGTGGGCGGGGCCAGGGCCGCCATCGCGATCGCCCGGTCTGGCACCGGTGACGAGCTGCGGGCCAGGCTGGCCGCCAACGCCCGACACTTCCGGACGGCGATGCAGCGGGCCGGCTTCGACCTGACCGGAGCCGATCATCCGATCATTCCGGTGATGCTGGGCGACGCCAAGGTGGCCGGGCAGATGGCGGCCCGAATGCTCGACCTCGGCGTCTACGTGACAGCCTTCTCGTATCCCGTCGTGCCCATGGGAACCGCTCGCATCCGCACCCAGATGAACGCCGCGCACAGCAGCGATGACATCGACCGGGCGGTGGAGGCGTTCGTAACCGCCGGTCGCGAGGCAGGAGTTGTTCGATGAGAGCCCTGGCGAAGACGAACCGAGGCCCAGGGCTCGAACTGGTCGACGTCGCCAAGCCCGAGTGCGGGCCCAACGACGTGCTGGTCGAGGTGACTCACGCCGCCGTGTGCGGAACCGATCTGCACATCTTCCAGTGGGACGACTGGGCTGCCGCCACAGTGGTTCCCCCAACGACCATCGGTCACGAGTTCGTTGGCCGGGTCGTGGACAAGGGGGCCCAAGTCCAGCTGGTAGACGTGGGCGATCGGGTGGTGGGCGAGGGCCACATCGTGTGCGGCACCTGCCGCAACTGTCGAGCAGGTGACGGGCACTTCTGTCGCAACACCATCGGCATCGGCATCAACCGCGACGGCGCCTTCGCCGAGTACATCTCGTTCCCTGCCGTCAACGCCTACCGCGTGCCCCAGTTCGTGCCAGACGAGATCGCCGCCATCTTGGACCCGCTGGGCAATGCGGTACACACCGCGCTGTCGTTCGACCTGGTGGGCGAGGACGTACTGATCACCGGGGCAGGCCCGATCGGCCAGATGGCTGCTGCCATTTGCAGGCACGCAGGGGCCAGGCACATCGTCATCACCGACCCGTCCGGCGCTCGGCTGGAAACGGCTCGAAACATGGGTGTCGACGTTGCGACCTCGCCGGGCGAGGACAGCCTGCGTGCTGCGATGGCCGATTTGGGCATGGCAGAGGGGTTCGATGTGGCGCTGGAGATGTCGGGGCACCAGAGCGCAGTGGTCGACGTGATCTCCACCATCAACCACGGAGGAAAGGTCGGTCTGCTCGGCCTCTTCGCGGACCCGCCGACCGTCGACTTGACCCGTGTCATCTTCAAGGGCCTGACCATCAAGGGGATCTACGGACGGGAGATGTTCGAGACCTGGTACAAGGCCACGGCGATGCTCGAGAGCGGGCTCGACATCGCGCCGGTGATCAGCCATCGGATGGGGCTGAGCGACTTCGAAGAGGCGTTTGGTCTGCTCGAGTCGGGTCAGGCGAGCAAGATCGTCTTCGACGTCAAGTCCTGACAGCGAGCGGCTCGGTCCCCGATGGGCGAGTGACTACATCTGGAACATGAAGTCGCCGTTGGCGGCGAACTGTTCGGGCGGGCCGGGCTGGCTGAACCAGAAGCCCTGCACCTGGGCCACGCCCATCTCGGTCAGTACGCCAAGTTGCTCGTCGTTTTCGACGCCCTCGGCCACGACCTTCATGTCGAGGGCCCGGGCCAGCTCGACGATTGCGGTGGCGATTGCCCTGTCCTGCTCGGACACGAACAGGTCGCGCACGAAGGCCCTGTCGATCTTCAGCGTGTCGGCCTGCATGTCCTTCAGGTAGGTCATCGACGAGTAGCCGGTGCCGAAGTCGTCGATGGCGACCTGGATGCCCAGCTCACGGATCTCGCGCACCCTTGCGATCGACTCGCGCGGGTCGCCCATGGCGGCCGTCTCGGTGATCTCCATCTGCAGCAGCGACGGGTCTGACATCGTCTCGACGAGGCTCTTCAGATAGGGCAGAAGGCCAGGCCAGACGAACTGCCGGGGCGACAGGTTGACCGACATGTACAGCGGCTCGTCGTCTCGAAGGGCGT
Above is a genomic segment from Acidimicrobiales bacterium containing:
- a CDS encoding DUF2461 domain-containing protein, encoding MAFFTDQSAAWLKGLSANNNKAWFDAHRKEYEQHFKKPYQALAAALVEQVAELEPEYQMPAKYATYRINRDVRFAKDKTPYKTELGITVGRSARHDWAWPAYTCRIGLAGVWVAGGMYQPSTELRDHLRRYVGEHSARLRDLMTAEPYRSTFGDLQGEAHKRAPAELKDLAAVEPLVLNKQWVFWRSFDDPSLFTSEKLDQFILDQWEIARPVQEFLKDAVRAYNA
- a CDS encoding aminotransferase class I/II-fold pyridoxal phosphate-dependent enzyme → MADRVDIVTSTLGKALGGAMGGFVAARSAVVDLLRQRARPYLFSNALSPGLVGGARAAIAIARSGTGDELRARLAANARHFRTAMQRAGFDLTGADHPIIPVMLGDAKVAGQMAARMLDLGVYVTAFSYPVVPMGTARIRTQMNAAHSSDDIDRAVEAFVTAGREAGVVR
- the tdh gene encoding L-threonine 3-dehydrogenase → MRALAKTNRGPGLELVDVAKPECGPNDVLVEVTHAAVCGTDLHIFQWDDWAAATVVPPTTIGHEFVGRVVDKGAQVQLVDVGDRVVGEGHIVCGTCRNCRAGDGHFCRNTIGIGINRDGAFAEYISFPAVNAYRVPQFVPDEIAAILDPLGNAVHTALSFDLVGEDVLITGAGPIGQMAAAICRHAGARHIVITDPSGARLETARNMGVDVATSPGEDSLRAAMADLGMAEGFDVALEMSGHQSAVVDVISTINHGGKVGLLGLFADPPTVDLTRVIFKGLTIKGIYGREMFETWYKATAMLESGLDIAPVISHRMGLSDFEEAFGLLESGQASKIVFDVKS